The Mycobacterium sp. EPa45 genomic interval AATGCCGGGGCGCTGGATCTTCACGACCACGTCCTCGCCGCTGTGCAGGGTGGCGAAGTGCACCTGGGCGATCGAGGCCGACGCGAACGGCTCCTCCTCGAAGTGGGCGAACAGATCCGCCGGGTCGCCGCCGAGCTCCTGACGGAGCAGGTTGTGCACCTCGGTGGTGTCGGCGGGCGGGACCGCGTCCAGCAGGCCGCGGAACTCCCGGCTCAGGTTTTCGCCGAACGCACCCGGGCTGGAGGCGATGATCTGGCCGAACTTGACGTACGTGGGTCCGAGGTCGGAGAAGGTCTGGGGAATCTGCTTGATGACCTTGTCCTGCCAGCGGCCACGGCCGGGCAACTTGGTGATCACGCGGGCGCCGGTGCGGGTGAGTTGCCACCCGGTGGTGCCGACGCGGACGGCCTCGACCGGCAACGGGACGCGATCGAGCTTGGCTACTTCGCGGTGTTTGGTCGAACTCATTCTTGCCAGTGTGCCAAAAATGCACGTGGTACCCCAATTTCTGCTGGCACATTGGGGTTGTGGATAGTGCGCAAACCCAGGAATTCGCGTGTCGTCTCATGGACCAAATCTGGCGCCGGCTGGACTCGACCGATGTCGCCGACTTTTATCACCGCGACGTGGTGGGACACCACGACAGCCCGCGGGGATCGGATCAATTGGGGTACGACGACATCGTCCATCGGCTGGATTTCGACCGGCAAACGTTTACCGACCCGGTTTATGAGATCGCCGATCTGATTTCCGGCGACGACCGGTTCGCAATCCGCTTCTACTACAGCGCCACGTTGATCAGTACCGGCGATCGATATGGATCAGAGGCCGCGTACTTCTACCATCTGCGCGGCGGCAAGATCGCCGAATTCTGGCTGCTGGCCAACGTCGACTTCGACTACAAAGAGTGACTCGTCACTCCTTCGGGCGCCACGGGGTCAGCCAGGGCTGCGGCTGCATGCGTTCGGCAGCCGCGACGAGCTCGTACATCGTTGCCCCGTCGATGGATTCGCGGATGATGTCGGCGTGGCCGGCGTGCCGGGCCAGTTCGGTGATCAGGTGCTCGAACACCCAGCGCACCGACCAGGCTTCGACATCGCGGGGGAACCACGGCGCATCACGCGGCACCGGCACCGCGGTGTCCAGATCGGCGGTCTCGACGAGCCGCAGCGATGCGGCGTTCTGGGCGGCCAGGGCGTCGAGGAGCTCGGCCAGTGTCTCGTCCGGCCGCATCAGGTACTGCTCCTGGTATTCCTGAGCACGTTCCTCGAAGGGGCGGTCGTCGGCCGGCGGTTCGTGCGGCGCCGCGGCCACCCGCTGCATCCAGGACTGCTGAACCCCGATGATGTGTTTGATCAGCCCACCGATCGACAGCGAGCTGACCGTCGGGGTGGATCGGGCCTGCTCGTCGGTGAGGCCATAGGCGACGGCGACGAAGGCGCTCTGGTGATAGGCGAGGAATTCCCGCAGGGCGTGGCGTTCGTCGTGGACGGGTGGGGCGAGGGTGGGCATCTCGGTCCTTTCGGTTTCAGGTCGTTACTGGTGAGCGTAAAGGTCACGCAGGCAAGCGATTTCAGCACCGTGATGGATGACTTCACGGTTGATGTGCAGGATCAGTTCGGATAGCGCGTACTCGGCGTACGGCCCTTCGGCCGGACCGCACGGGCGGGCGAGGTCGTCATCGGAGAGCCCCCGCACTCCGGTGATCCACCGCGCGTAGGCGTCGTCGAGCTGAGCCAGTGCGGTGTTCGCGTCGGTGGCATAGGGCCAGCTTTCATAGTCGGCCGCCGGCCCACCGAAGTGGGAGTGATTCCGCATCGCGAGGACCCCGACGATGACGTGGGCCAGCCGCCAGGCGATCGTGGTGACGGGCTCCGGCTGTGGCGGCGGATACGCGAAATCGATCCGAAGTCTTCCCCGGGTCGCTTCGCTCCCGCCCGCCGCATCGTCCCGATGCACGGTCCAGCAGCCCGCGACCGGCTCCCAGAAGTACTCGTCGTCGGTGAGCCCGTCCAGGCGCGGCCGCAGCGCATTGCGGAAGTGCCAGTCGAGCTGGTCGGCGAGTTGGTCTGTCCATGTCATATTTGCAGACTTTCATGACTTGCGGACAGGTTCTGTCCGCAGAGTGGGCCAGACTGGTGGCATGTCTCAAACGACAAGCCGCGTACTGCAGCTTCTTGGCCTGTTGCAGTCCAGACGGGTGTGGTCCGGCGCGGAGCTGGCCGAACGGCTCGGGGTGACCGCCCGCAGCGTGCGCCGCGACGTGGAGCGGCTGCGCGATCTTGGCTATCCCGTGCATGCCAGCACCGGCCACGGTGGCGGCTACCAACTCGGCGCGGGCGCCGCGCTGCCGCCGCTGCTGCTCGACTCCGACGAGGCCGTCGCGATGGCGGTGTGCCTGCGACTCGCGGCCGGCGGCAGTGTCGCCGGCGTCGGCGAGGCAGCGCTGCGCGCGCTGACCAAACTCGACCAGGTGATGCCGGGACGGCTGCGCTCGCAGGTCGCCGCCGTTCACGACTCGACCGTCACGCTGACCCGCGACGCCGAGTCACCCGTCCACCCGGAGATCCTGATGACGCTGGCGCGTGCCTGTCGCGACTCCGAACACGTCGGTGTCGACTACGTCGACCGGGCAGGTGCCCCGACCAGTCGGCGCCTGGAGCCCTATCAGCTGGTGACCACCGGACGGCGGTGGTATCTGCTGGCCTTCGACCGGGACCGCGACGACTGGCGCAGCCTCCGGCTGGACCGGATGACCCAGGTTCAGGCGAAAGGGAGCACCTTCACCGCGCGGGAGGCGCCCGACGCGGCCGCCTACGTCCGTCGCGCCATTACGACCTCGCCCTACCGCTACGTCGCCAGGGTCCGCTACCAATCCGCCAAAGAAGTTGTCGCTCAGCACTTCTCGCCGACGACGGTGACAATCGAGGACGACGGGCCGGGCACCTGCATCGTCGTCACGGGTGCCGATGACCCGAAGGCCTTGGTGTTGTATCTGGCAATGCCCGGTATCGCGTTCGAGGTGCTCGAACCCGAGGAGGTCGCCGAGGGCGCGCGGGTGATGTCCGAGCTCCTCGCCGACGCCGTCAGGCGGTGATGCCGAGCCGATCGGTGAGGACCAGGAACGCGACGGCGAAATCGTTGTGCGCGGTGCCGGCCCGGACACCGTCCCAGTCAACCTGCTCGCGCACGGCCCGCACCGAGGGCAGCAGCGAGGCGAAATCGCAGTGGTGCTCATTGAGGGAGCAGAGTTTTTCGATCACGACATGGGTGGGTGGCAGCACCTGCATGGAGACCGCCAGCACCTCGCGGGGCACAGCGCACTCGAGCGTGGTCGCATCGACCGGCACCCCATTGAGGCGATGCAGGATGTCGATGACGAAATCGTCGCCGACACAAGCCTTGAACAACCAATCCTCCGGCGGCCGCTCGATCGCGAAGCCGGCGTCGGCGAGGCTCTTGGCCGCCACCTCCACCTCGGACTCGGCGACCACGAAATCCACATCGTGCACCGGCTCGGGCGCCCCGAATACCCACAGCGCGTAGCTGCCAGCCAGGGCGAAGTCCGGCCCGTCGGCCTTCATCGCCGCCGCGGCTTGACGCAATGCCGATCGAAGGTCTTCATTCCGCTCGTGCACGGGTACCAGGTACCCATGCGGATGGCCACCTTCAACATCTTGCACGGCCGCAGCCTGGACGACGGGCAGGTCAACCTGGAGCGGTTATCGGAGTGCATCCGACGGTTGGATCCCGACGTGCTGGCTCTGCAGGAGGTGGACTGCGACCAGCCGCGCTCGTCGCTGGCCGACCTCACCGCGATTGCGGCCGCCGCGATGGGCGCTGTGTCGCACCGGTTCGTCGCCGCCATCTCCGGCACGCCGGGGGCGACGTGGATGGCGGCCACCGGCAGCGAGCAACCGGGCACCGCCGCCTACGGCATCGCCCTGCTGTCGCGGTATCCGGCGATCTCGTGGCAGATGCTGCGACTGCCCCGCATCCCCATGCGCTTCCCGATGTACCTGCCCGGCCCCAACCGTGTGCAGATCGTCCACGAGGAACCGCGCGCGGCGATGCTCGCCCAGCTCGACACCCCGCTCGGGGTGATGACCGTGGCCAACACCCATCTGTCCTTCGTGCCGGGCTGGAACCGCGTCCAGCTCCACCGGTTGAACCGGGACTTACGTGGTCTGCCCGGTCCGCGGGTGTTGATGGGAGACCTCAACATGTCGGCACCCGCGCCGAGCCGCCGGACCGGGCTGCGCTCACTGGCCACCGCGCCGACGTTTCCGCTGCAACGCCCGGACCGCCAGCTCGACCACATCCTCACCGACCACGACGATCTGATGGCCACCCAGGTCTGGACCCCGGTGCTGCCCATCTCCGATCATCGCCCGCTCGTGATCGACGTCTCGCTCCGCTGAGGGGTGTTGGGGCCGTACATTGCTGGGCGTGCGGATAACCTCCGCGGAGTCGACGGAACTCTTCGTCGGGCCGCCCGATGCGCCGCTTCAGGTCGTCCGCGTCGGCTACAGCGGTGCCGGCATCGTGCGGATCGTCGGTGACGGGCTGCAGTCCGAGGGGGTCGCGGTCGCGCCCGGCGACGGGGTGGCCGAGGTACCGGTTCGCATCGAACGGGCGGTACCCGGTCAGGTTCGGCCAGCGGGTGTGGAAGGTTCGGAGTTCTCCTTCGAGCTCACGGTCGCCGAACCCGGCTGGACCATGTACATGATCAGCCACTTCCACTACGACCCGGTCTGGTGGAACACCCAGGGCGCCTACACCAGCGTGTGGACCGAGGACCCGCCCGGGCGCGCCCGGCAGACCAACGGGTTCGCGTTGGTGGCCGCCCACCTCGAAATGGCCCGCCGCGACCCGGATTACAAGTTCGTCCTCGCCGAAGTCGACTATCTAAAGCCCTATTTCGACACCCACCCGGAGGACCGCGCCGACTTGCGCCGCTTCATCGCCGACGGACGCGTCGAGGTCATGGGCGGGACCTACAACGAGCCCAACACGAACCTCGTCGGCGCTGAGACCGCGATCCGCAACTTCGTGCACGGCGTCGGCTACCAACGCGACGTACTCGGCGCCGACCCGGCGACCGCCTGGCAGCTCGACGTATTCGGCCACGACCCGCAGTTCCCCGGCATGGCGGCCGACGCCGGCCTGACGTCGAGTTCGTGGGCCCGCGGCCCGCACCACCAGTGGGGGCCGATGGCTGGTGACGGCGATCCGCGGCGGATGCAGTTCCGTAGCGAGTTCGAGTGGATCGCCCCGTCGGGGCTGGGGCTGCTGACCCACTACATGCCAGCGCACTACTCGGCCGGCTGGTGGATGGATTCCGCGGCGTCGCTGGCCGAAGCCGAGCAGGCCACCTATCACCTGTTCGCCGAACTGAAATCGGTTGCGTTGACCCGCAATGTGCTGCTGCCGGTCGGCACCGACTACACCCCGCCCAACACCTGGGTCACCGAGATCCACCGCGACTGGAACGCCCGCTACACGTGGCCGCGGTTCGTCTGCGCGCTGCCGTCGGAGTTCTTCGCCGCCGTGCGCGCGGAAACTGCCGAGCGTGGGGTGGCGCCCTCGCCGCAGACCCGCGACATGAACCCGATCTACACCGGCAAAGACGTCTCCTACATCGACACCAAACAGGCCAACCGCGCCGCCGAGGACGCGGTGTTGGGGGCCGAACGGTTCGCCGTGTTCGCCGCGCTGCTCGCCGGCGCGCACTATCCGGAGGCCGCGCTGGCCAAAGCCTGGGTGCAACTGGCGTACGGCGCCCACCACGACGGCATCACCGGCTCGGAGTCCGATCAGGTCTACCTCGACCTGCTGACCAGCTGGCGCGACGCGTGGGAGCTCGGGTCGGCCGCGCGGTCGGGAGCGCTGCAGCTGCTGTCCCGTGCCACCGCGCCCGAGGCGGAATCGGTGGTGGTGTGGAACCCCTTGGCGCACAAGCGAACCGACATGGTCACCGTCGAGTTGGCGACCCCCGTCGGTCCGGGCGTCGCGGTGGTCGACTCGGCTGGGGTGTCTCGTCCTGCCGTCGTTTCCGGCGACGGTCATCTGGTGAGCTGGCGAGCCGACGGTGTCGACTCCCTGGGCTGGCGCAGCTACCGGGTCGTGGCTGCCGACGAGCCCACCGGGTGGCAGGCCGTCGACGGGTTCGAGATCGCCAATTCCTACCACCGGCTGCGGGTGGACCCGGCCCGCGGCGGAGCCGTGGTGTCGCTGATCGAGCTGGCCGCCGATCGGGAGCTGATCGCGAAGGGACGGGTCGGCAACGAGCTGGCCGTCTACGAGGAATACTCGGCGCACCCGCAGGCAGGGGAGGGGCCGTGGCATCTGCTGCCCGTCGGACCGGTGACGTGTTCGTCTGCGGCCGTTGCCGATTCGGTGCAGGCCTACCGCAGCCCGGTCGGCGAGCGGCTGGTGGTGACCGGGCGGATCGGCGAGCTGCTGCACTACACGCAGGTGCTGACCCTGTGGGACGGCATCGACCGGGTGGACACCAGCACCACCATCGACGAGTTCACCGGAGCCGACCGGCTGGTCCGGCTGCGGTGGCCCTGCCCGGTGCCCGGCGCGCTGCCGGTCAGCGAGGTCGGTGACGCCGTGATCGGGCGCGGGTTCGGGCTGCTGCACGACCACGCCTCCGGGGAGGATCGCGCCGTCGACGCCGCCAAACACCCATGGACACTGGACAATCCGGCGCAGGGCTGGTTCGGACTGTCGTCGGCGGCCCGCATTCAGGTCGGCACGGAGGTGCGGGCTGTGTCGGTGGCCGAAGTGGTGGTGCCCGCCGAGGGCACCTCCGGGGCGCGTGAGGTGATGGTCGCATTGGTGCGGGCCGGGGTGACCGCGACCTGCAGTAGTGCGGAGAACCCCCGGTACGGTCACCTCGACGTCGACTCCAACCTGCCCGATGCGCGAATCGCGTTGGGCGGCCCCGATGAGAACGCATTCACCGCTGCAGTTCTCGCCGCTGCCGACGGTGCATACGCCGCGGACCTGCGCCGGCAGCTGTCGGACGCCGGGCAGGCGCGGGTGTGGGTTCCGGCGAGCAAGTCGTTGACCGACGTCTGGCAGCCCGACGCCGACGTGCGCGGTGTGCTCGACCTGCCGGTGCTCATCGTCGCCGGCGAGGGGGCGGTCGCGGCCGTCGCCGAGGACCTCGACGACGCGCAGATCGAGGTGGTTCAGCAGGCGCCGTCGGGCCTGGGCGAATTCGAATCACGCACCATCGCCCTGCTCAACCGCGGCGTGCCCGGCTTCGCAGTCGAGCCCGACCAGACGCTGCACAGTTCGCCGATGCGGTCGTGTACCGGCTGGCCGTCGGGCGTGTGGATCGACCCGCCGCAGCGCAAGGCGCCCGACCAGTCCAACTTCCAGCTGCAGCACTGGACTCACACCTTCGACTTCGCGCTGGTATCCGGTGCGGGCGACTGGCGGTCGTGCGAATTGCCCTCGCGCAGTGCCGAATTCAGCCATCCGATGGTGTGCGTGGTGGCCGACGAGGGAGTAGGTGTGCTGGCCGCCGACGGCTCGCTGCTGCGCGTCGAGCCGTCCCGTGGCCTGCACCTCGCCGCGCTCAAGGCCGGTGGCAATCCGACCGCCACCGGAAGCTCCGCCACCGTCGACGCCGAAGACGTCACCATCCGGTTGGTCGAAACCCAAGGCGCCACAACCAAAGTCGCGCTGTCGTCCGATGTGGGATCGGTGTCGGCAGTGGTGTCAGCCGACCTGCTTGAGACCGCCCGCGACTACGACGAGTCACCGCTGCGGCTGCACGGCTATCAGATCGCCACCCTGCGGGCCCGGTTGAAGGTGCATGCGGTGCTCGATGCCGGCGGCGCCGCACTGGCTCCCGAGGCCGAGAAGGCCCAGCCGCTGTATGCCCGCTACTGGCTGCACAACCGCGGCCCGGCCCCGCTGGGCGGATTGCCCGCCGTTGCGCACCTGCATCCCGACGCCGTCGCAGGCGAGGCCGGCAGCCAGGTGCGGCTGCGACTGACCGCCGCCAGCGACTGCAGTGACGCGACGCTGGCCGGGCAGGTGCGGTTGCGCGGCCCGCACGGCTGGATCGTCGAACCCGATGTGCTGGCGTTCGAACTGACCGCCGGTCACCATCGGGACGCCGAGATCGTCGTCACGGTGCCGCCCGATGCGCAGCCCGGCGACCATCCGATTCGCGCCCAGCTCACCCTGTCCGGGGACGTGCCCGAGGCGTGGAGGCAGCCGGTCGAAGACGTCTGCGTCATCTCGGTCGGAACACCGGGCACGTTGGTGCGGCTGGTCACCGAGCCGTCGGACATCGTCGTCGCCGCAGGGGAGCGGGCCCGCCTGGCTGTCACCGTCGGCAGCGCCGCCCACACCGACCTGTCGTTGGAAGCCCACCTGATCAGCCCGTGGGGGACATGGGAGTGGATCGGCCCGGCCGCGTGCGGAGCCGTCGTCGGTGCGCGATCGGAGGTCGACGTCGCGTTCGAGATCGCGCCGCCGCCATGGACCAAACCCGGCCAGTGGTGGGCGTTGATCCGGATCGGCTGCGCGGGCCGGTTGCTCTACACCCCGGCCGTGGCGGTGACGGTCCGATGAATGTGGCTGCAACCGTCGCCGGGATGAGCGTCGACGTCGGCGAAGTCGACGCCCGCGAAGCCGCATTGCGGGCCACACCTCAAGTCGCGGCGCTGCCGCGGCCGCACACCAGCGAAGGACGCCAGTTGCGGCGCTGGCTCACCCAGTTGCTGATCGCCGAGAAGCTGGTGGCCCGGGAGGCCGAAGCACTCGGCGTCAGCGTCACCGCGTCGACGCCGAAGGAGGATGACGTGCTACCCGACTCGACCGCACGGCTGGAGATCGGCAGTGTCGCTGCCGCCGTTCTGGCGGATCCGATCGCCCGGGCGGTGTTCGCCCGCGTCACCGACGACGTCGGCATTGACGACGACGCCGTCGCGGAGTTCC includes:
- a CDS encoding nuclear transport factor 2 family protein, encoding MDQIWRRLDSTDVADFYHRDVVGHHDSPRGSDQLGYDDIVHRLDFDRQTFTDPVYEIADLISGDDRFAIRFYYSATLISTGDRYGSEAAYFYHLRGGKIAEFWLLANVDFDYKE
- a CDS encoding DinB family protein, which codes for MPTLAPPVHDERHALREFLAYHQSAFVAVAYGLTDEQARSTPTVSSLSIGGLIKHIIGVQQSWMQRVAAAPHEPPADDRPFEERAQEYQEQYLMRPDETLAELLDALAAQNAASLRLVETADLDTAVPVPRDAPWFPRDVEAWSVRWVFEHLITELARHAGHADIIRESIDGATMYELVAAAERMQPQPWLTPWRPKE
- a CDS encoding DinB family protein gives rise to the protein MTWTDQLADQLDWHFRNALRPRLDGLTDDEYFWEPVAGCWTVHRDDAAGGSEATRGRLRIDFAYPPPQPEPVTTIAWRLAHVIVGVLAMRNHSHFGGPAADYESWPYATDANTALAQLDDAYARWITGVRGLSDDDLARPCGPAEGPYAEYALSELILHINREVIHHGAEIACLRDLYAHQ
- a CDS encoding YafY family protein, with the translated sequence MSQTTSRVLQLLGLLQSRRVWSGAELAERLGVTARSVRRDVERLRDLGYPVHASTGHGGGYQLGAGAALPPLLLDSDEAVAMAVCLRLAAGGSVAGVGEAALRALTKLDQVMPGRLRSQVAAVHDSTVTLTRDAESPVHPEILMTLARACRDSEHVGVDYVDRAGAPTSRRLEPYQLVTTGRRWYLLAFDRDRDDWRSLRLDRMTQVQAKGSTFTAREAPDAAAYVRRAITTSPYRYVARVRYQSAKEVVAQHFSPTTVTIEDDGPGTCIVVTGADDPKALVLYLAMPGIAFEVLEPEEVAEGARVMSELLADAVRR
- a CDS encoding endonuclease/exonuclease/phosphatase family protein; translated protein: MRMATFNILHGRSLDDGQVNLERLSECIRRLDPDVLALQEVDCDQPRSSLADLTAIAAAAMGAVSHRFVAAISGTPGATWMAATGSEQPGTAAYGIALLSRYPAISWQMLRLPRIPMRFPMYLPGPNRVQIVHEEPRAAMLAQLDTPLGVMTVANTHLSFVPGWNRVQLHRLNRDLRGLPGPRVLMGDLNMSAPAPSRRTGLRSLATAPTFPLQRPDRQLDHILTDHDDLMATQVWTPVLPISDHRPLVIDVSLR
- a CDS encoding NEW3 domain-containing protein, which gives rise to MRITSAESTELFVGPPDAPLQVVRVGYSGAGIVRIVGDGLQSEGVAVAPGDGVAEVPVRIERAVPGQVRPAGVEGSEFSFELTVAEPGWTMYMISHFHYDPVWWNTQGAYTSVWTEDPPGRARQTNGFALVAAHLEMARRDPDYKFVLAEVDYLKPYFDTHPEDRADLRRFIADGRVEVMGGTYNEPNTNLVGAETAIRNFVHGVGYQRDVLGADPATAWQLDVFGHDPQFPGMAADAGLTSSSWARGPHHQWGPMAGDGDPRRMQFRSEFEWIAPSGLGLLTHYMPAHYSAGWWMDSAASLAEAEQATYHLFAELKSVALTRNVLLPVGTDYTPPNTWVTEIHRDWNARYTWPRFVCALPSEFFAAVRAETAERGVAPSPQTRDMNPIYTGKDVSYIDTKQANRAAEDAVLGAERFAVFAALLAGAHYPEAALAKAWVQLAYGAHHDGITGSESDQVYLDLLTSWRDAWELGSAARSGALQLLSRATAPEAESVVVWNPLAHKRTDMVTVELATPVGPGVAVVDSAGVSRPAVVSGDGHLVSWRADGVDSLGWRSYRVVAADEPTGWQAVDGFEIANSYHRLRVDPARGGAVVSLIELAADRELIAKGRVGNELAVYEEYSAHPQAGEGPWHLLPVGPVTCSSAAVADSVQAYRSPVGERLVVTGRIGELLHYTQVLTLWDGIDRVDTSTTIDEFTGADRLVRLRWPCPVPGALPVSEVGDAVIGRGFGLLHDHASGEDRAVDAAKHPWTLDNPAQGWFGLSSAARIQVGTEVRAVSVAEVVVPAEGTSGAREVMVALVRAGVTATCSSAENPRYGHLDVDSNLPDARIALGGPDENAFTAAVLAAADGAYAADLRRQLSDAGQARVWVPASKSLTDVWQPDADVRGVLDLPVLIVAGEGAVAAVAEDLDDAQIEVVQQAPSGLGEFESRTIALLNRGVPGFAVEPDQTLHSSPMRSCTGWPSGVWIDPPQRKAPDQSNFQLQHWTHTFDFALVSGAGDWRSCELPSRSAEFSHPMVCVVADEGVGVLAADGSLLRVEPSRGLHLAALKAGGNPTATGSSATVDAEDVTIRLVETQGATTKVALSSDVGSVSAVVSADLLETARDYDESPLRLHGYQIATLRARLKVHAVLDAGGAALAPEAEKAQPLYARYWLHNRGPAPLGGLPAVAHLHPDAVAGEAGSQVRLRLTAASDCSDATLAGQVRLRGPHGWIVEPDVLAFELTAGHHRDAEIVVTVPPDAQPGDHPIRAQLTLSGDVPEAWRQPVEDVCVISVGTPGTLVRLVTEPSDIVVAAGERARLAVTVGSAAHTDLSLEAHLISPWGTWEWIGPAACGAVVGARSEVDVAFEIAPPPWTKPGQWWALIRIGCAGRLLYTPAVAVTVR
- a CDS encoding malonyl CoA-ACP transacylase; its protein translation is MNVAATVAGMSVDVGEVDAREAALRATPQVAALPRPHTSEGRQLRRWLTQLLIAEKLVAREAEALGVSVTASTPKEDDVLPDSTARLEIGSVAAAVLADPIARAVFARVTDDVGIDDDAVAEFHARNPRRFLHFSGAAGWRVASEPDLTEVRPLIAAHLLGAARRRRFRMWLCERQADLVWLAPGYEHPGDPRQPDNTHKH